In one Candidatus Peribacter riflensis genomic region, the following are encoded:
- a CDS encoding putative ATP-dependent DNA helicase DinG: MHLPSLPFVVLDTETTGFVPRANRVIEFASVRMENGKVAEEFETLISIPEDVPPTVQVLTHITPQMLTGKPSFEQVRATIESKIGADTLIVGQNVGFDIRMLKGEGIDLSERAWIDTSMLASLVFPELSSYSLGYVSAVLKLRHDPVHRALGDVHATVELLGKCWERLQELPPDELRALFEVFSLSSPGYRRLAEVLPTVPAAKRPKWMLSGTRPTRGKKQAAGDRVSLPESQKSGVTLIEDSLAPQTLQRIVDTALAAKDPTWIIVKNLEASVRGLTLPEGESRVLMPAALLLDPDAAEALLLQPSFTSDEATLAVKVRWYRPAAHRDLPVHGEERAVWYGKLACTNQSETYHRQFQNTPSVVLIDHQQFLSILANPEHPGHRALSPNTRILITDVSMLEDTATRAFKWQAVLDHLRAAAEGRADLTGFLDLLQLWIERVRAFQDVRYLTSQDLETKEARVLRERIVPFISDETLPELPRRDLMDLDRILTPELLARRIAWIEQRQGGSQSVQSVPERIGPLLSSLLYEAHPTILTIPPGSSATLREILPATDLPAATPFPPFTLPLSIRTDLALDDLLRNPPPGKSVVLVGSRRIIEEKYVEYTAELEKKGVEMICQNLSGGLERMTAEFLAAPAPALWLLTPWGYEDVELPAEIVDRLIIASLPFDHPSHTVLSRRAAHYPNAFEDYFLPRLEHRLFRLLRTFCRHRTFQGEVLVTDDRLKTKSYGKRAMAYLRRFGNAEQDAPKAGEPQMGLF; the protein is encoded by the coding sequence GTGCACCTTCCTTCATTGCCCTTCGTCGTCCTCGATACCGAAACAACGGGCTTCGTGCCCCGCGCGAACCGCGTGATCGAATTTGCATCGGTACGCATGGAGAATGGAAAAGTGGCTGAGGAATTTGAGACGCTCATTTCCATTCCCGAGGATGTTCCGCCCACCGTGCAGGTGCTCACGCACATCACGCCGCAGATGCTCACGGGCAAACCGTCGTTCGAGCAGGTGCGGGCCACGATCGAATCCAAAATCGGCGCAGACACACTGATCGTCGGACAGAACGTGGGCTTCGATATCCGCATGTTGAAAGGGGAGGGCATCGACCTCTCGGAACGGGCGTGGATCGATACTTCCATGCTCGCATCACTGGTGTTTCCCGAGCTCAGCAGCTACTCGCTTGGCTATGTGAGTGCGGTTCTAAAACTCCGCCATGACCCCGTACACCGGGCGCTCGGAGACGTGCACGCCACCGTAGAACTTCTGGGAAAGTGCTGGGAACGCCTGCAGGAACTCCCGCCGGATGAATTGCGCGCGCTCTTTGAAGTTTTTTCCTTAAGCTCCCCGGGGTACCGGCGTCTGGCCGAAGTGCTGCCGACGGTGCCTGCAGCCAAACGACCCAAGTGGATGCTCTCGGGCACGCGGCCAACGCGCGGAAAGAAGCAGGCCGCCGGTGACCGCGTGAGCCTGCCGGAGAGCCAAAAATCTGGCGTCACGCTCATCGAAGATTCCCTCGCACCTCAGACGTTGCAACGCATCGTCGATACCGCCCTCGCTGCCAAAGACCCCACGTGGATCATCGTGAAAAACCTGGAAGCGAGCGTGCGCGGGCTCACTCTGCCTGAAGGGGAATCACGCGTGCTCATGCCCGCCGCTCTGCTTCTGGATCCCGATGCGGCCGAGGCCCTGCTCCTGCAGCCATCCTTCACCTCCGACGAGGCGACGCTCGCCGTGAAGGTGCGCTGGTACCGTCCTGCTGCCCACCGTGACCTGCCCGTGCACGGTGAGGAGCGCGCCGTGTGGTACGGCAAGCTCGCTTGCACCAATCAATCAGAAACCTACCACCGGCAATTCCAGAATACGCCTTCGGTCGTCCTCATTGATCACCAGCAGTTTCTTTCGATCCTTGCGAATCCTGAGCACCCCGGACATCGCGCCCTCTCGCCAAATACCCGCATCCTCATCACCGACGTCTCCATGCTCGAAGATACTGCCACCAGGGCATTCAAGTGGCAGGCGGTGCTGGATCACCTGCGTGCCGCCGCAGAGGGCAGGGCGGATCTCACGGGGTTTCTGGATCTCCTCCAGCTGTGGATCGAGCGCGTGCGTGCGTTTCAGGACGTGCGCTACCTGACGAGTCAGGATCTCGAGACCAAAGAGGCGCGTGTGCTCAGAGAGAGAATCGTCCCATTCATCTCGGATGAAACCCTGCCGGAATTACCGCGCCGCGACCTCATGGATCTGGATCGTATCCTCACCCCCGAACTCCTCGCACGCCGCATCGCATGGATCGAGCAGCGTCAGGGAGGCAGCCAATCGGTTCAATCCGTGCCGGAACGTATCGGTCCGCTGCTCTCGTCACTCCTGTACGAGGCACACCCGACGATCCTCACGATTCCGCCGGGAAGCAGTGCGACGCTGCGTGAGATTCTTCCTGCCACCGATCTGCCCGCCGCAACACCGTTTCCGCCCTTTACCCTCCCGCTTTCCATCCGCACAGATCTGGCGCTCGATGATCTTTTGAGAAACCCCCCGCCCGGAAAATCCGTCGTGCTCGTCGGCAGTCGGCGCATCATTGAAGAGAAATACGTGGAGTACACGGCAGAACTGGAAAAGAAGGGGGTAGAAATGATCTGCCAGAATTTGAGCGGGGGACTGGAGCGGATGACGGCGGAGTTTCTGGCCGCACCTGCTCCGGCCCTGTGGCTCTTAACGCCGTGGGGATACGAGGATGTTGAATTGCCTGCCGAAATCGTGGACCGCCTGATCATCGCCTCACTCCCCTTCGATCATCCATCGCACACCGTGCTCTCGCGCCGCGCCGCGCACTATCCGAATGCGTTTGAGGACTATTTCCTCCCGCGGCTGGAACACCGGCTGTTCCGCTTACTGCGGACGTTCTGCCGTCACCGCACGTTCCAGGGCGAGGTGCTCGTCACTGACGACCGGCTCAAGACCAAATCCTACGGCAAGCGGGCGATGGCGTACTTACGCCGATTCGGCAACGCGGAACAAGATGCGCCAAAGGCGGGCGAGCCGCAGATGGGGCTGTTCTAG